One window of Methanothermobacter tenebrarum genomic DNA carries:
- a CDS encoding hydantoinase/oxoprolinase family protein, translated as MKVVGIDIGGANTDMAIIEVENGELKDIRVDSRYLPMWLKKDELQKTLKELLGGEIEDIDGVGVTMTAELADAYKDKEEGVKDIIGKVEEVFNVPVAYVSLSGMLDAAAALKNPLEVAAANWIATSQIAAAISKNCIMVDIGSTTTDIIPIKDGRECAKGRSDLERLSTGELVYTGVLRNNLATIVDRVPLHGKWYRVSSELFAITADIHLVLGNIDYKDYTCDTPDGADKTTRDSMRRIARLLCADLKLLNQQDIREIATYIYHQQTLKIAEAIKEVSDRENLDRIVTTGLGMNILGRKAAEILKMECRSMDEFLNPRACIVAPAIGSAIMMGDHLTEL; from the coding sequence ATGAAAGTCGTGGGAATTGATATAGGTGGCGCGAACACAGACATGGCCATAATAGAAGTAGAAAATGGGGAACTAAAGGATATAAGAGTCGATTCCAGATACCTCCCAATGTGGCTTAAGAAAGATGAACTCCAAAAGACGCTAAAGGAACTCCTAGGCGGGGAAATAGAGGATATAGATGGTGTTGGGGTTACAATGACAGCAGAACTTGCAGACGCGTACAAGGACAAAGAAGAAGGAGTGAAGGATATAATAGGAAAGGTTGAGGAGGTTTTTAACGTTCCAGTAGCATATGTTAGCCTATCAGGGATGCTAGATGCAGCTGCCGCCCTGAAAAACCCATTAGAGGTGGCTGCTGCTAATTGGATCGCCACATCCCAAATAGCCGCCGCCATAAGCAAAAATTGTATAATGGTAGATATCGGTAGCACAACCACAGATATAATCCCAATAAAAGATGGCAGGGAATGTGCGAAGGGAAGATCAGATCTAGAAAGATTATCAACAGGAGAACTCGTATACACCGGCGTACTAAGAAACAACCTTGCAACCATCGTGGATAGGGTCCCATTACATGGCAAATGGTATAGAGTCTCATCAGAGTTATTCGCCATCACCGCAGACATTCATCTCGTACTCGGTAACATAGACTACAAAGATTACACTTGTGACACGCCAGACGGAGCCGATAAGACCACAAGAGACTCCATGAGGCGGATAGCAAGATTACTCTGCGCTGACCTTAAACTTCTAAACCAACAGGACATAAGGGAGATAGCAACATACATTTACCATCAACAGACATTAAAGATAGCCGAGGCCATCAAAGAGGTTTCAGATAGAGAAAACCTAGATAGGATAGTTACAACAGGACTTGGCATGAACATCCTCGGAAGAAAGGCAGCCGAAATCCTAAAAATGGAATGTAGGAGCATGGACGAATTTTTAAATCCCCGCGCGTGTATAGTTGCACCTGCAATAGGATCAGCCATTATGATGGGAGATCATCTCACAGAACTTTAG
- a CDS encoding CDP-2,3-bis-(O-geranylgeranyl)-sn-glycerol synthase has product MEIDAINILGIVYVIYFMLPAYIANVSALVFGGGPPLDLGYHFIDKRRLIGDGVTWRGSIIGTLLGTLTGMIQGTLVDNIPYGVLLGFLLALGAVVGDACGSFMKRRLNIERGRPAPILDQLDFAIGAMLLASIIVNFTWEIIVMILIITVVLHLSANIIAYLIGLKDVWY; this is encoded by the coding sequence ATGGAAATTGATGCTATCAATATCTTAGGTATTGTCTATGTAATATACTTTATGCTACCAGCTTATATAGCAAATGTAAGTGCCCTTGTTTTTGGAGGGGGCCCGCCCCTTGATCTTGGATATCATTTCATTGATAAAAGGCGTTTGATAGGTGACGGGGTTACATGGCGGGGGAGTATAATAGGAACGCTCCTAGGAACATTAACTGGGATGATACAGGGCACCTTAGTGGATAACATACCATATGGTGTCCTATTGGGTTTCCTATTGGCGCTAGGGGCGGTTGTTGGTGATGCATGTGGTAGTTTCATGAAGAGACGCCTTAATATAGAAAGGGGGCGGCCCGCGCCCATCTTGGATCAATTAGATTTTGCTATTGGCGCCATGCTCTTGGCATCTATTATTGTTAATTTCACGTGGGAAATAATAGTCATGATACTAATAATAACTGTAGTATTACATCTTTCGGCTAATATTATAGCCTATCTAATCGGTTTGAAAGACGTATGGTACTAA
- the wecB gene encoding non-hydrolyzing UDP-N-acetylglucosamine 2-epimerase — MKIAIVIGTRPEIIKMAPVIDEIKKRNIEFSLIHTGQHYDHEMSQQFFQDLELPKPDHYIGVGSKSHAKMTAATMKGLEDILKEEKPDIVMVQGDTNAVLAGALVASKMHIPVGHVEAGLRSFDKTMPEEINRIVADTCTHLYYTPTEKAALNLLFEGADPENIIITGNTIVDACLRNLQIAKHKSNIRFPSDKIITLTMHRAENVDNKARLKSITQALLELDEFMIIFPVHPRTRKNLEKFHLYKPLAEAEHIKLIKPLGYLDFLLLLSKSYVVLTDSGGLQEEAITLNIPCLTLRYNTERPETVEAGGNILVGADKKRIIETLRLIQENPNFRMKMINAPNPYGDGKASEKIINATLDFHNKGKLTIKPPENILPDFQRELHFIEEDITVESLEKRDKCKVRIVYDGTKPRFPHQTMNLKGKQIICDTYKIL; from the coding sequence ATGAAGATCGCGATAGTTATCGGCACCCGCCCAGAAATAATTAAAATGGCGCCAGTGATCGATGAAATCAAAAAAAGGAACATAGAATTTTCCCTAATACACACGGGACAACACTATGACCATGAAATGTCACAACAATTCTTCCAAGACCTTGAACTCCCAAAACCAGACCATTACATAGGGGTTGGTTCAAAGAGCCATGCTAAGATGACAGCAGCTACGATGAAAGGCCTCGAAGACATCCTAAAAGAGGAAAAACCAGACATCGTCATGGTACAAGGGGATACAAACGCCGTACTAGCAGGCGCCCTAGTAGCATCAAAAATGCACATACCAGTAGGCCACGTAGAAGCCGGTCTAAGATCATTTGACAAGACAATGCCCGAAGAAATAAACAGGATAGTCGCAGACACTTGCACACACCTCTATTACACCCCAACAGAAAAAGCAGCCTTAAACCTACTATTCGAGGGCGCGGATCCTGAAAATATTATCATAACAGGAAACACCATAGTCGATGCTTGTCTTAGAAACCTTCAAATCGCCAAACACAAATCCAATATAAGATTTCCATCTGATAAAATCATCACCCTCACAATGCACAGAGCCGAAAACGTTGATAACAAGGCCAGACTCAAATCCATAACCCAAGCACTACTAGAATTAGACGAATTCATGATAATATTCCCAGTACATCCACGTACACGTAAAAATCTTGAAAAATTCCACCTTTACAAGCCCTTGGCTGAAGCAGAACATATAAAATTAATAAAACCCCTAGGGTACCTTGATTTCCTCCTACTATTATCAAAATCATATGTGGTCCTCACAGACTCTGGAGGTTTACAAGAAGAAGCCATAACACTTAACATACCATGCTTAACCCTAAGATACAATACAGAGCGTCCAGAGACTGTTGAAGCTGGTGGGAATATACTCGTAGGCGCTGACAAGAAAAGGATAATAGAAACCCTCAGATTAATCCAAGAAAATCCAAATTTTAGGATGAAAATGATAAATGCTCCCAATCCCTATGGTGATGGTAAAGCCTCCGAGAAAATAATCAACGCAACACTCGATTTCCACAATAAAGGAAAATTAACCATAAAACCACCCGAAAACATACTCCCAGATTTCCAAAGGGAACTACACTTCATAGAAGAGGACATCACAGTAGAATCATTGGAGAAAAGGGACAAATGCAAGGTTAGGATAGTCTATGATGGGACCAAGCCAAGATTTCCCCACCAGACAATGAATCTTAAAGGAAAACAGATAATATGCGACACATACAAAATCCTATAG
- the tes gene encoding tetraether lipid synthase Tes, whose amino-acid sequence MVIKKTNSLCPVCLRKIKAEVLEGSEKVLIKKECPEHGIFENVYWSDKKAYERFSNYDYKGEGILNPQTGTDKGCPLDCGICPQHESHTILGLIDVTNRCNLNCPICFANAAVSRYLYEPSYEEIRQMLRNLRDNRPVPTPAIQYAGGEPTVRKDIVDLVKLAKDEGFTHIQIATNGVKLATKPELARELREAGLNTVYLQFDGVTEEPYLKSRGRNLLPLKLKAIENCRKADLGIVLVPTLVKGINDHQVGDIIRFAVKNIDIIRGVNFQPVSFTGRTPADKVEEQRITIPDFQRLVEEQTNGQIRIEDFYPASSVCPISDFIGALEGEPQVTFTCHPHCGTATYVFVENSHIIPITRFIDVDRFFEILKKDTHDIKDGGITGKAKAIARSAIELPKLLDSSKAPKSVDIKNILISIFKERSYKALGEFHKRTLLISCMHFMDPWNFDIERVKRCVIHYAIPDGRIIPFCTMNSIYRESVERKFAKPFKEKSA is encoded by the coding sequence GTGGTTATCAAAAAAACCAACAGCCTCTGTCCAGTATGTCTTAGGAAGATCAAGGCAGAGGTGCTGGAAGGAAGCGAAAAAGTTCTCATAAAAAAAGAATGCCCAGAGCATGGTATCTTTGAAAATGTTTACTGGAGTGATAAAAAAGCCTATGAGAGATTCTCAAACTACGATTACAAGGGCGAAGGTATCCTAAATCCCCAAACAGGAACAGATAAAGGATGTCCCCTTGATTGTGGAATCTGTCCACAACATGAGAGTCACACCATCCTTGGTCTTATTGATGTTACCAATCGTTGCAATTTAAATTGTCCCATCTGTTTTGCAAATGCTGCTGTTTCAAGATATCTCTATGAACCATCCTATGAGGAAATAAGGCAAATGTTACGCAACCTCAGGGATAACAGGCCAGTGCCAACCCCCGCAATCCAATATGCTGGGGGGGAACCCACAGTTAGAAAAGATATCGTTGACCTCGTCAAACTCGCCAAGGACGAGGGCTTCACCCACATCCAAATAGCTACAAATGGTGTTAAACTAGCCACAAAACCAGAACTTGCAAGGGAACTAAGAGAAGCGGGGTTAAACACAGTCTACCTACAATTTGATGGTGTTACAGAGGAACCATACCTCAAATCCAGGGGTAGGAACCTTTTACCCCTCAAATTAAAGGCTATAGAAAATTGTAGAAAGGCCGATTTAGGCATAGTACTTGTACCCACACTCGTAAAGGGCATCAACGACCACCAGGTAGGGGACATAATAAGATTCGCAGTAAAAAATATTGACATAATAAGGGGTGTTAACTTCCAACCAGTATCTTTCACTGGTAGAACACCCGCGGATAAAGTTGAAGAACAGAGAATAACAATACCAGATTTCCAAAGGCTAGTTGAAGAACAGACAAACGGTCAGATAAGAATAGAAGACTTTTACCCAGCATCTTCTGTCTGTCCCATATCAGATTTCATAGGCGCATTAGAAGGCGAACCACAAGTCACATTCACCTGCCATCCACATTGTGGGACTGCAACATATGTTTTTGTAGAGAACAGCCACATAATACCCATAACACGTTTCATCGACGTGGACAGATTCTTCGAGATACTTAAAAAGGACACCCACGACATTAAAGATGGTGGTATAACAGGAAAGGCGAAGGCCATCGCAAGATCTGCAATAGAGCTTCCCAAGCTCCTAGACTCTTCAAAGGCCCCCAAGTCGGTGGATATAAAGAATATACTAATCTCAATATTTAAGGAAAGATCCTATAAGGCCCTTGGAGAATTCCATAAAAGGACGCTGCTAATATCCTGCATGCATTTCATGGACCCATGGAACTTCGACATTGAAAGAGTTAAAAGGTGCGTAATCCACTATGCAATACCCGATGGGCGTATAATACCATTCTGTACCATGAATTCCATCTACAGGGAGTCTGTTGAAAGAAAATTTGCCAAACCATTTAAAGAAAAATCCGCCTAA
- a CDS encoding ATP-grasp domain-containing protein, translated as MNLLVFEYATATGIQDPSILIEGKSMLKALLQDLWEFKPSYLISEKFHHLIDYPNPIILKEDLYSWIRENASEFDATLFIAPEENMELYKLTCLLESEGVQVMGSTSEAVLTCSDKLRTYNALQGRVPLIETYELDNVNFEGKMVVKPVDGVACQGIKIIESSEDLEKIITSSDSRMILQRFVEGEAASVSILSNGKVALPLSLNKQNIKYNNGILEYNGGITPFEHEMADDALLVAKRAVESIDGLRGYVGVDLILSDKIYVVELNSRITTPYIALRKLIDINLGEAIIAAVNGKIPKEWNIGGVAEFKKGKHSMRISNIG; from the coding sequence TTGAACCTGCTAGTATTTGAGTATGCCACTGCCACGGGCATCCAGGATCCTAGTATCCTAATAGAGGGCAAGTCCATGCTCAAAGCCCTACTCCAGGACCTATGGGAGTTTAAACCATCATATCTCATCTCTGAAAAATTTCATCATTTAATTGATTATCCCAATCCCATCATACTCAAAGAAGACCTTTATTCCTGGATCAGAGAAAATGCAAGTGAATTTGATGCAACCCTCTTCATAGCACCAGAAGAAAATATGGAATTATATAAGTTAACGTGTCTATTGGAATCAGAGGGAGTCCAGGTTATGGGCTCAACATCTGAAGCCGTTCTCACATGCTCAGATAAACTTAGAACATATAATGCACTTCAGGGCAGAGTACCCCTCATAGAAACATATGAATTAGATAATGTCAACTTTGAAGGGAAAATGGTGGTTAAACCCGTTGATGGGGTTGCATGCCAGGGTATAAAGATTATAGAGTCAAGTGAAGACCTTGAAAAGATAATAACATCATCAGATTCTAGGATGATATTACAAAGATTTGTAGAGGGTGAAGCCGCAAGTGTCAGCATATTATCCAATGGAAAAGTGGCGCTCCCATTATCACTGAATAAACAGAATATAAAATACAATAATGGGATATTAGAATATAATGGGGGTATCACACCATTCGAACATGAAATGGCCGATGATGCATTGCTCGTAGCTAAAAGGGCTGTTGAATCCATAGATGGGCTTAGAGGGTATGTTGGTGTTGATCTAATACTATCTGATAAAATTTATGTAGTTGAATTAAATTCCAGGATAACCACACCATACATTGCCCTCAGAAAACTCATTGATATAAACCTTGGAGAGGCTATTATAGCAGCTGTTAACGGTAAAATACCCAAGGAATGGAATATAGGTGGGGTTGCTGAATTTAAAAAGGGAAAACATTCCATGAGAATATCAAATATAGGTTGA
- a CDS encoding nucleotide sugar dehydrogenase, with product MELIAVFGLGHIGLPTAALFAKAGFKVIGVDINPEIVNLINQGISPIIEPGLDELLHEVVKKGKLKATDDGEYAAKKANIMIIVVPTPLGTDKSSDLSAVISATKTISKGLKRGDLVIVESTVPPTTCEKIVLPILEESGLKVSEDFGLVYTPERALPNNTLYEMTNNARVIGGIDKESTERAVTLYDKITKGEIVKVKDIVTAEMVKLMENTYRDTNIALANELAIICESLGIDAIDAIEAANYHPRVNLHTPGPGVGGHCLSIDPYFIVEMAEARGVPARLIRTARQINEEMPYHVLQLIKDTLNDTGLSIEGSNIGILGVAYKGNVADTRETPSKPLIDALLKEGAHVLVHDPYVKNEIIKAMGAEPVTLKEALKCDCTVLMTDHDEYHRIEPKMVQGRIFICARPILQPEKFKKKGIIFKGVGRP from the coding sequence ATGGAACTAATAGCCGTTTTTGGACTAGGCCATATAGGACTTCCAACAGCCGCACTTTTCGCCAAGGCAGGGTTCAAAGTTATTGGTGTTGACATAAACCCTGAAATTGTTAATCTAATCAACCAAGGCATTTCACCTATAATAGAACCTGGATTAGATGAACTTCTCCATGAAGTTGTTAAAAAAGGAAAACTAAAGGCAACAGACGATGGTGAATATGCCGCCAAGAAAGCAAATATAATGATAATTGTAGTTCCAACACCACTAGGCACTGATAAATCATCAGATCTTTCAGCGGTCATCTCAGCCACAAAGACAATATCAAAAGGTCTTAAAAGAGGGGACCTTGTAATAGTTGAAAGTACCGTTCCACCCACCACATGCGAAAAGATCGTCTTACCAATACTCGAAGAGAGCGGTTTAAAGGTTTCAGAAGACTTTGGACTTGTATACACTCCTGAAAGAGCGCTGCCAAATAACACATTATATGAGATGACAAACAATGCAAGGGTTATAGGAGGCATTGACAAGGAGAGTACAGAAAGAGCTGTCACACTCTATGATAAGATAACAAAGGGCGAAATAGTGAAAGTTAAGGATATAGTAACCGCAGAGATGGTTAAATTAATGGAAAACACCTACCGCGATACTAACATCGCACTAGCAAATGAACTAGCCATCATATGCGAATCACTCGGCATAGATGCCATAGATGCTATAGAAGCTGCGAATTACCATCCAAGGGTAAACCTACACACACCAGGCCCAGGAGTCGGAGGACACTGCCTTTCAATCGACCCATACTTTATAGTTGAAATGGCAGAAGCCAGGGGAGTCCCTGCAAGGTTGATCAGAACAGCACGCCAGATAAACGAGGAAATGCCCTACCATGTACTCCAACTTATAAAAGACACCCTAAATGACACCGGTTTAAGTATCGAAGGTTCTAATATAGGGATCCTAGGAGTAGCCTACAAGGGTAATGTAGCCGATACGAGGGAAACACCCTCAAAGCCGCTAATAGACGCACTACTAAAAGAAGGAGCCCATGTACTAGTACATGACCCCTATGTGAAAAACGAGATTATAAAGGCCATGGGGGCAGAACCCGTTACATTAAAAGAGGCCCTAAAATGTGACTGCACAGTTTTAATGACAGACCATGATGAATATCACAGGATAGAACCCAAAATGGTCCAGGGGAGGATTTTCATCTGCGCAAGACCCATACTACAACCTGAAAAATTCAAGAAAAAGGGTATAATATTCAAGGGAGTGGGTCGTCCTTGA
- a CDS encoding beta-ribofuranosylaminobenzene 5'-phosphate synthase, whose product MNGRIITSSRLHLTLIDLNGERGRLDGGVGLTLKDPKLIIKAKPNGELKTEFAEKNLQWDLIKEYSAKIEEAAKRTLNYLKSNQRLDFIIEKAFPAHSGLGSGTQVSLAIAKLITSFHEVEMDSWELARIVGRGGTSGIGVASFEYGGFIVDGGHSKKEKTDFLPSSASRASPPPVIARYDFPEDWNIIVAIPKINRQVSGRKEVNIFQEYCPIPLGEVERLSHIILMKMMPSVIEEDIDSFGEAINEIQRIGFKKVERKLQHPIIDNIIENMLSTGAAGAGMSSFGPAVYAVTDTNPKDILRAAKETMDDIGGLALITNARNSGAEYE is encoded by the coding sequence ATGAATGGAAGGATTATAACATCCTCTAGACTGCATTTAACCCTAATAGATCTTAATGGTGAAAGGGGCCGCCTTGACGGCGGAGTTGGTCTCACACTTAAAGACCCTAAACTTATTATAAAAGCCAAACCCAATGGAGAACTCAAAACAGAATTTGCAGAAAAGAACCTCCAATGGGATCTCATAAAAGAATACTCAGCCAAGATAGAAGAAGCGGCTAAAAGGACGCTAAATTACCTTAAAAGCAATCAAAGATTAGATTTCATCATAGAAAAGGCATTCCCCGCCCATTCTGGCCTGGGATCCGGGACACAGGTTTCCCTGGCAATTGCAAAGCTTATAACAAGTTTCCATGAGGTTGAAATGGACTCATGGGAGCTTGCAAGGATAGTGGGCAGAGGAGGAACCTCCGGGATAGGCGTGGCCTCATTTGAATATGGAGGTTTCATAGTTGACGGAGGCCACAGTAAAAAAGAAAAAACAGATTTTTTACCATCATCCGCATCCAGGGCATCACCCCCACCAGTAATCGCCAGATACGATTTCCCAGAGGATTGGAATATTATAGTGGCAATCCCAAAAATTAACAGGCAAGTATCCGGCAGGAAGGAAGTTAACATATTCCAAGAATATTGCCCAATCCCCCTAGGAGAAGTTGAAAGACTATCCCACATAATTTTGATGAAGATGATGCCATCAGTCATAGAAGAGGACATCGATTCATTCGGGGAAGCCATAAACGAAATCCAGAGAATAGGATTCAAGAAGGTTGAAAGAAAACTACAACATCCAATCATAGATAATATAATAGAGAACATGCTATCAACTGGCGCTGCTGGGGCGGGTATGAGCTCATTCGGGCCAGCAGTCTATGCAGTCACTGACACAAACCCAAAGGATATTCTAAGAGCTGCCAAGGAGACCATGGATGACATTGGGGGCCTAGCCCTCATAACAAATGCTCGAAATAGTGGGGCTGAATATGAATAA
- a CDS encoding HVO_0476 family zinc finger protein, whose product MKCPICGSESLKVLKSKTESDSKYKKIKRLILECEDCGTIFKERLVISKPLEYPVIISQYEKSWKDKVKLYSDEEIAVGDTLSIGGRLVEITSLELKNGKRVDKCKALDLATIWAIPLDAPARIGISIDLHGRVFSRKLELDRNFTFRVGDIFKLEDHIFQVKSIKTTDRHIKRGGAPAHKIKRVYGSPTRGKYKFDLSDNIISGS is encoded by the coding sequence ATGAAATGTCCCATATGTGGCTCGGAATCCCTTAAAGTATTAAAGAGTAAAACAGAATCCGATTCAAAATATAAGAAGATTAAGAGACTAATTCTAGAATGTGAAGATTGTGGGACAATATTCAAAGAAAGGCTAGTCATATCCAAGCCACTCGAGTATCCGGTGATCATAAGCCAATATGAAAAATCATGGAAAGACAAGGTCAAATTATACTCTGATGAAGAAATAGCAGTAGGGGACACGCTAAGCATAGGCGGAAGATTAGTAGAGATAACATCCCTGGAACTAAAAAATGGTAAGAGAGTTGACAAGTGCAAGGCTTTAGACTTGGCCACAATATGGGCCATACCCTTAGATGCTCCAGCAAGAATAGGAATCTCCATAGACTTACATGGGAGAGTATTTTCAAGGAAACTTGAACTAGACAGGAATTTCACATTTAGAGTAGGTGACATATTCAAACTCGAAGACCACATCTTCCAAGTGAAATCTATAAAAACAACTGACAGGCACATCAAAAGGGGTGGCGCGCCAGCCCATAAGATCAAGAGAGTCTACGGATCACCCACCAGGGGAAAATACAAGTTTGACCTCTCTGATAATATCATATCGGGATCTTAA
- the hacB gene encoding homoaconitase small subunit has translation MNKIIEGRTWKFPDNIDTDVIIPGRYLRTFNLDELASHIMEGIRPDFPAKIKKGDIILAGKNFGCGSSREQAPRALKHAGISAIIAKSFARIFYRNAINIGLPVIVADIKAEEGDILKIDLEKGIIENKTSGETFKIKPFNDFILEILEDGGLVEHYLKKVAY, from the coding sequence ATGAATAAGATAATAGAAGGAAGAACCTGGAAATTCCCAGATAATATAGACACGGATGTTATAATCCCAGGAAGATACCTTAGAACCTTCAACCTAGATGAACTTGCAAGCCACATCATGGAAGGTATAAGACCCGACTTCCCAGCTAAAATAAAAAAAGGGGACATAATCCTAGCAGGTAAAAATTTTGGATGCGGCTCATCAAGAGAACAGGCACCACGCGCCCTTAAACATGCAGGCATATCAGCGATAATAGCAAAATCCTTCGCAAGAATATTCTACCGAAACGCCATTAACATAGGCCTCCCAGTTATAGTAGCGGATATAAAAGCCGAAGAGGGTGACATACTCAAAATAGACCTAGAAAAGGGTATTATAGAGAATAAGACTAGTGGCGAGACATTCAAGATAAAACCATTCAACGATTTTATCCTAGAAATACTAGAAGATGGTGGGCTCGTGGAACATTACCTAAAAAAGGTAGCCTATTAA
- a CDS encoding DUF460 domain-containing protein: MEDDKLKTNSVKSPIIVGLDPGLTVGIAILDLRGNLVHINSIKEASHAEVIMEIMDKGKAIVIGSDVHPPPRMVKKIATALNSRLYTPERIFPVALKNELVNTFLIEKRLDISLDAHERDALAAAIKTYRHYENKLRQAESRLTNSDISQREIDEIKGLVIKGTPITNAIKKIRKPKGAEKIIEKPHREKPKEVLEEFSQLKTRVKVQKRKIEHQKLLINRLKRQNRILKNKLRRQKRENLKLKKKIERLHYEYSKDILLNRELSSKIKLIKKLQEKYNKEKNLRENLEKNINSLLEMKEFEHKGEKLPVKIVKSFTKEGIKEACQQWKIKKDDLILLYNAKGGGSQTAKILTKIAPRAIITRENMSHQALGIFEDKEIPVISAKDISLEIREDFALVKAKDLEKEIGKWKKKIMEKRIKKEKQKLWKIIDEYRAKRRRTH; the protein is encoded by the coding sequence TTGGAGGATGATAAATTAAAAACAAATAGTGTTAAATCTCCCATTATAGTGGGCCTAGACCCGGGTTTAACTGTGGGTATTGCTATTTTAGACCTTAGAGGAAACCTTGTACATATTAACAGTATAAAGGAGGCCTCACACGCAGAGGTTATAATGGAGATCATGGATAAGGGTAAAGCCATTGTAATAGGCTCTGATGTCCACCCACCACCCAGGATGGTTAAAAAGATCGCAACAGCATTAAATTCTAGACTGTATACGCCAGAGAGGATATTCCCCGTGGCTTTAAAAAACGAACTTGTTAACACATTCTTAATAGAGAAAAGATTAGATATCTCATTAGATGCCCATGAAAGGGACGCCCTTGCAGCTGCGATCAAAACATATAGACACTATGAGAACAAACTAAGACAAGCGGAATCCCGTCTTACAAATTCAGATATTAGTCAAAGAGAAATCGACGAAATAAAAGGATTAGTGATCAAAGGCACACCAATAACCAACGCAATAAAGAAAATCAGAAAACCAAAGGGCGCCGAGAAAATAATAGAAAAACCCCACAGGGAAAAGCCAAAAGAGGTCCTGGAAGAATTCTCACAATTAAAAACTCGGGTTAAAGTGCAAAAGAGGAAAATCGAACACCAGAAACTTTTAATAAACAGACTAAAACGACAAAACAGGATATTAAAGAATAAACTGCGAAGACAAAAAAGAGAAAATCTCAAATTAAAAAAGAAAATTGAAAGATTACACTACGAATATTCAAAGGACATACTCTTAAACAGGGAATTATCATCAAAGATAAAGCTGATAAAAAAACTACAAGAAAAATATAACAAAGAAAAAAATTTAAGGGAAAATCTAGAGAAGAACATCAATTCACTACTAGAAATGAAAGAGTTCGAACATAAAGGAGAAAAACTCCCCGTAAAGATTGTGAAATCATTCACCAAAGAAGGCATAAAAGAAGCCTGCCAACAATGGAAGATAAAAAAAGATGATCTAATCCTCCTATACAATGCCAAAGGTGGAGGATCCCAAACTGCGAAAATACTCACCAAAATAGCCCCAAGAGCTATAATAACAAGGGAGAACATGTCACACCAAGCCCTCGGAATATTCGAGGATAAAGAAATCCCAGTAATCTCAGCAAAGGATATATCACTCGAAATCCGTGAAGATTTCGCGCTGGTCAAAGCCAAAGACCTTGAAAAGGAAATAGGAAAATGGAAGAAAAAGATAATGGAAAAGAGAATAAAAAAAGAAAAACAAAAACTCTGGAAGATAATAGACGAATACCGTGCTAAAAGACGGAGAACACATTGA